One region of Emys orbicularis isolate rEmyOrb1 chromosome 4, rEmyOrb1.hap1, whole genome shotgun sequence genomic DNA includes:
- the LOC135878617 gene encoding LOW QUALITY PROTEIN: mas-related G-protein coupled receptor member H-like (The sequence of the model RefSeq protein was modified relative to this genomic sequence to represent the inferred CDS: inserted 1 base in 1 codon), producing the protein MRSTEPXCAVSAGHWTYQATLRTGNYKIQLQNLLVCMKDKEMPASLGRGLTMTELSTTSLLLTETSPDYRDNGTDCPIHSFIDLVLDGVTVLICLFGLVGNGVVLWLLGFFIKRNPFTIYILNLAVADLNFLLCLLVYLILGTVDSLFCFHEFGHVLRFFHLLFLFAHNASLYLLTAISVERCLSVCYPIWCRCHRPKHLSALVCALLWALSCLVTGLMSYFCVSDGTERCRMSHIAMYVLDFLIFAPLMVLANLILFIKVRRCSQQRQPGRLYIVILLTVLFFLIFAVPFSIQRFGLYFNYFNIPIEICNALASVNSSINPVIYFLVGSYRKWRFRASVKVALQRVFEEHADSREASRTDTMEMAN; encoded by the exons ATGCGTTCGACAGAGC CAtgtgcagtttcagctggccactggaCCTACCAGGCAACActaaggactggtaactataagatcCAGCTGCAGAACCTCCTG GTGTGCATGAAAGACAAGGAGATGCCGGCATCCCTCGGCAGAGGTTTAACGATGACTGAGCTGAGCACAACGTCCCTGCTTCTGACAGAAACCAGCCCAGACTATAGGGATAATGGGACCGATTGCCCAATACACAGTTTCATTGATCTGGTCCTTGACGGGGTCACTGTCCTCATCTGTCTCTTCGGGCTGGTGGGCAACGGGGTCGTCCTCTGGCTCCTTGGCTTCTTCATTAAGAGGAATCCCTTCACCATCTACATCCTCAACCTGGCCGTCGCAGACTTAAACTTCCTCCTCTGCCTGCTTGTTTACCTCATACTTGGTACCGTGGATTCTCTCTTCTGTTTCCATGAATTTGGGCACGTTCTGAGGTTTTTTCACCTGCTGTTCCTGTTTGCCCACAATGCCAGCCTGTACCTCCTGACGGCCATCAGCGTTGAgaggtgtctgtctgtctgctacCCCATCTGGTGCCGATGCCACCGCCCAAAGCACCTGTCTGCCCTTGTGTGCGCCCTGCTGTGGGCTCTCTCCTGCCTGGTAACAGGACTAATGTCTTATTTTTGTGTTTCTGATGGAACTGAACGCTGTCGGATGTCACACATAGCAATGTATGTTCTGGATTTCCTGATTTTCGCTCCCCTCATGGTTCTGGCCAACCTGATCCTGTTCATCAAGGTCCGACGTTGCTCCCAACAACGTCAGCCTGGAAGGCTCTACATTGTTATCTTGCTCAccgtcctcttcttcctcatctttgCTGTTCCCTTCAGTATCCAGCGCTTTGGcctgtattttaattattttaatatccCCATTGAGATATGTAATGCACTGGCCTCTGTAAACAGCAGCATTAACCCAGTTATTTACTTTTTAGTTGGGAGCTACAGGAAGTGGCGGTTCAGGGCCTCTGTTAAGGTCGCACTCCAGAGGGTTTTTGAAGAGCATGCAGATTCCAGAGAGGCCTCCAGGACAGACACAATGGAGATGGCCAATTAA